One Helicobacter ganmani genomic region harbors:
- a CDS encoding TrbG/VirB9 family P-type conjugative transfer protein has product MKKKLLALSLISCVLCVLNAEDSILNNVESTINNANAGESVLATKDQTTKNYADSHLRIRQSESQYYNENYQTAQNYQELSEEQLNLLKASLRAQNLNALQQSFFRKKYSGFENTREIEFENNKTQKIRTRFAMATTLIFENEIESYILGDSTGFKIDEIPNIANALAIKPLLIGVDTSLTIFTKDKRIHNFYLFSTDYRNRSNPDLIVYIQDEVAKAQKFEKQAELERDYLILEEGIAKVKVKKADIQRNFRQKALKKNEWLLAEEIFSDKKFTYFKYSKDKMPQVPSIFAVIDKQDSPIETRIIGDYLIAETINPKWSIKSGDSYVCVERVEKKKDKSTPANLNLEPKIDSFSNHKYSKTHRKLLGLPQ; this is encoded by the coding sequence ATGAAAAAGAAACTTTTAGCCTTAAGCTTAATTTCTTGCGTGCTCTGCGTGCTCAATGCGGAGGATTCTATCTTAAATAATGTAGAATCTACGATTAATAATGCAAACGCAGGCGAAAGTGTTTTGGCAACAAAAGACCAAACCACCAAAAACTATGCGGATTCTCATCTAAGAATTAGGCAGAGCGAATCGCAATATTATAATGAGAATTACCAAACCGCACAAAACTACCAAGAATTAAGCGAGGAACAACTAAACTTATTAAAAGCCTCTTTACGAGCGCAGAATCTAAATGCACTGCAACAAAGCTTTTTTAGAAAAAAATATAGCGGATTTGAAAACACAAGAGAAATTGAATTTGAAAACAACAAAACACAAAAAATCCGCACCCGCTTTGCAATGGCAACAACATTAATTTTTGAAAATGAAATTGAAAGTTATATTTTAGGAGACAGCACAGGCTTTAAGATTGATGAAATTCCAAATATTGCCAATGCCCTTGCCATTAAACCTCTCTTAATCGGTGTGGATACGAGTTTAACCATTTTTACAAAGGATAAAAGAATCCACAATTTCTATCTCTTTTCCACTGATTACAGAAACAGAAGTAATCCCGATTTAATCGTGTATATCCAAGATGAAGTCGCAAAAGCACAAAAGTTTGAAAAACAAGCAGAGTTAGAGAGAGATTATCTCATATTAGAGGAGGGAATTGCTAAGGTTAAAGTGAAAAAAGCAGATATTCAAAGAAATTTTAGACAAAAAGCCCTAAAGAAAAATGAATGGTTATTAGCAGAGGAAATTTTTAGTGATAAAAAATTTACCTACTTTAAATATTCCAAAGATAAAATGCCTCAAGTGCCAAGCATTTTTGCAGTGATTGACAAACAAGATAGCCCAATAGAAACAAGAATCATAGGAGATTATCTCATCGCAGAGACCATTAATCCTAAATGGAGCATTAAAAGCGGGGATTCTTATGTATGTGTAGAGAGAGTAGAAAAGAAAAAGGATAAATCTACACCTGCGAATTTAAATTTAGAACCAAAGATTGATAGTTTTTCAAACCACAAATATTCTAAAACTCATAGAAAACTTTTAGGACTTCCTCAATGA
- a CDS encoding type IV secretory system conjugative DNA transfer family protein, translating into MEKQQITIKKWIIIFLSTIPLGIIFYFLMVKIVFNPDILAIPKVALQIFNNIGNPALKLKAYFALFMLFAPFLLVVIWFFMNRPSSAEDYGSARFARKEDYEKLGISHDKGLILGTLIEKDKYKFIRAGKPLATLVIASPGSGKTAGIIIPNLLVVPNSCIVFDIKGELYDKTAGFRQEVFKNEIQKFSPFSWDNTLFYNPFDNKIIKDFDYVLIKKLAEQVATLIFVGEKGKESDHWLVSAKTLFVFWAEYYMQKNKHTTLYEIYQSPKMDYFNMLDERWIDQVMIENPDSGELERNYEVNCEKLFLQQVSEDESLDTNTRNQANAYIGMLGGTEIGSVKSTFDTFMKVFSNPQVKNATSKMSFTYEDLREKRISLYVVIQTEDIEVLKPLIRIFTESTFIKLMSGAECPDPNKFIYVYLDEFVRFGAMNFVLEAPALCRSYGLLPVYISQSYEQISITYGQEKMKVLKNNSGYQVIFTLNSEEDAKATSDLIGDFTHEKASISQGSFDFFKSNVSKSKEAKKLLSPQDLKNLSSDDLIVLIKGFYKLPVPCKVPYWFENKEWNNPKDKNFKCVLDYKVKDNTSLTEESKETEKKESEIPNQESTTNGETTETNTESQEKAENKQSEMREKYKSLGIEIE; encoded by the coding sequence ATGGAAAAACAACAAATAACAATTAAAAAATGGATTATCATCTTTTTAAGCACAATTCCTCTAGGAATAATATTTTATTTTTTAATGGTTAAAATTGTTTTTAATCCCGATATTTTAGCCATTCCAAAAGTGGCATTACAAATTTTTAATAATATTGGAAATCCCGCATTAAAGTTAAAGGCATATTTCGCTCTATTTATGCTTTTTGCCCCCTTTCTTTTAGTAGTAATTTGGTTTTTTATGAATCGTCCAAGTTCAGCAGAGGATTATGGAAGTGCAAGATTTGCTAGAAAAGAGGATTATGAGAAATTAGGAATTAGCCACGATAAAGGCTTGATTCTAGGCACACTCATAGAAAAAGATAAATATAAATTCATTCGTGCAGGAAAGCCTTTGGCAACTTTGGTAATTGCAAGTCCTGGAAGTGGAAAGACTGCAGGGATTATTATTCCAAATTTGCTTGTTGTGCCTAATTCTTGTATTGTTTTTGATATTAAAGGTGAGCTTTATGATAAAACAGCAGGTTTCAGACAAGAAGTCTTTAAGAATGAGATTCAAAAATTCTCACCTTTTTCGTGGGATAACACGCTTTTTTACAATCCCTTTGACAACAAAATTATTAAGGATTTTGACTATGTGCTAATCAAGAAATTAGCAGAGCAAGTAGCTACTTTAATCTTTGTAGGAGAAAAAGGTAAAGAAAGCGACCATTGGCTTGTGAGTGCTAAAACTTTATTTGTATTTTGGGCGGAATATTATATGCAAAAGAACAAGCACACCACGCTTTATGAAATTTATCAATCTCCTAAAATGGATTATTTCAATATGCTAGATGAGCGGTGGATTGACCAAGTGATGATTGAAAATCCAGATTCAGGAGAACTAGAGAGGAATTATGAGGTAAATTGTGAGAAGCTCTTTTTACAGCAAGTAAGTGAGGACGAATCCTTAGACACTAATACGAGAAACCAAGCAAACGCTTATATAGGAATGCTAGGTGGAACAGAAATTGGAAGTGTAAAATCTACCTTTGATACTTTTATGAAAGTTTTTTCGAATCCACAAGTAAAAAATGCTACTTCTAAAATGAGCTTTACTTATGAGGATTTGCGAGAGAAAAGAATCTCATTGTATGTAGTGATTCAAACAGAGGATATAGAAGTGCTAAAACCTTTGATTAGAATCTTTACAGAAAGCACCTTTATAAAGCTAATGAGTGGTGCAGAATGCCCCGACCCCAATAAATTTATCTATGTGTATTTAGATGAATTTGTGCGATTTGGGGCAATGAACTTTGTGCTAGAAGCTCCAGCCCTTTGTAGGAGTTATGGATTATTGCCTGTCTATATTTCACAAAGTTACGAGCAAATCTCTATTACTTATGGGCAAGAAAAAATGAAAGTGCTAAAAAATAATAGTGGCTATCAAGTGATTTTTACACTCAATAGTGAGGAGGACGCTAAGGCGACTTCCGATTTAATCGGAGACTTTACACACGAGAAAGCGAGTATCTCACAAGGCAGTTTTGATTTCTTTAAAAGCAATGTGAGTAAATCTAAAGAAGCCAAAAAACTTCTTAGCCCACAAGATTTAAAAAATCTAAGTAGTGATGATTTAATTGTGCTTATTAAGGGGTTTTATAAACTACCTGTGCCTTGCAAAGTGCCTTATTGGTTCGAAAATAAAGAATGGAATAATCCAAAAGATAAAAATTTTAAATGTGTCTTGGATTATAAAGTCAAAGACAACACAAGTTTAACAGAGGAGAGTAAGGAAACAGAAAAAAAAGAGAGTGAGATTCCAAATCAAGAATCCACAACCAATGGAGAAACAACAGAAACAAACACAGAATCCCAAGAAAAAGCAGAAAACAAACAATCAGAAATGCGAGAAAAATACAAATCTCTAGGCATAGAAATAGAGTGA
- a CDS encoding plasmid mobilization relaxosome protein MobC, with translation MKANPKQRLFYLSQNSYEMLNSLAKKEHKSKSAMLRILILAKNYENVLQELQKSNEILTEMLYQISKYGSNLNQIAYHLNTDISTTKQAGETIIPLMNEVKELLNHNKKIIENLLKKRKN, from the coding sequence ATGAAAGCAAATCCAAAACAAAGATTATTTTATCTCTCTCAAAACTCTTATGAAATGCTAAATTCTTTAGCTAAAAAAGAACACAAAAGTAAGTCTGCAATGCTTAGGATTCTAATCCTAGCTAAAAACTATGAAAATGTGTTGCAAGAGTTACAAAAGAGCAATGAAATTCTAACTGAAATGCTCTATCAAATCTCTAAATATGGAAGCAACTTAAATCAAATTGCTTATCATTTAAACACCGATATAAGCACAACTAAACAAGCTGGGGAGACAATCATTCCTTTAATGAATGAGGTTAAAGAACTATTAAATCACAATAAAAAAATAATTGAAAATCTATTAAAAAAGAGGAAAAACTAA
- a CDS encoding RagB/SusD family nutrient uptake outer membrane protein, with amino-acid sequence MKKIIIFLVCGILALSFSACGSKNIETTSPCACYEIVKMES; translated from the coding sequence ATGAAAAAAATCATCATTTTTTTAGTCTGCGGAATTTTAGCCTTAAGCTTTAGTGCTTGTGGCTCTAAAAATATAGAAACCACTAGCCCTTGTGCTTGTTATGAAATAGTAAAAATGGAGAGTTAA
- a CDS encoding DNA type IV secretion system protein ComB10, with the protein MKKLQFTSCFLSLSLTLQPLLAEDILKSDQDAQTKAKEVIKQMQEGQEIKKQDFKDSKIHKENLQHLFDTKFPVDDYIYKAGKRQPNEQEAIQEILSLIDDENAKEQAKEQMSTQETKEQEQSEEEKAQEQLRKTQEQEEKLKAQNQQIAKEVQLTEEQKLKALLRASILSERNAEINTFNKNSKFGSDGFSNQKSLDISTNEHKLYRIIRAGRLIPALLTSAISSDLSGIITAQIEQDIYASMGEAVLIPRGSKAIGFYNNEVKMGQKRLEIKWREIITPQGVNIMLTDAIVADNMGMSGAVGSVNNKFLERYGIAYGISTLTNVLLLSIAGKIDNANNGYAEEVYSQAKSDINTIVQDIISRSQQIQPTIEIKSGSRIFIVPTNHMWFSKPKNNEVLMKYFVD; encoded by the coding sequence ATGAAAAAGTTGCAATTCACTTCTTGTTTTTTATCCCTTTCTTTAACCTTGCAACCGCTCCTTGCAGAGGATATTTTAAAATCCGACCAAGACGCACAAACAAAAGCGAAAGAAGTGATAAAGCAAATGCAAGAAGGACAAGAGATTAAAAAGCAAGATTTTAAGGATTCTAAAATCCACAAAGAAAATTTGCAACACCTCTTTGATACCAAGTTTCCTGTTGATGATTACATTTATAAAGCGGGTAAAAGACAGCCAAATGAGCAAGAAGCAATACAAGAAATTCTTTCTTTAATTGATGATGAAAACGCAAAGGAACAGGCAAAAGAACAAATGAGCACCCAAGAAACAAAAGAGCAAGAACAAAGTGAGGAGGAAAAAGCACAAGAACAATTAAGAAAAACTCAAGAACAAGAGGAAAAGCTTAAAGCACAAAATCAACAAATTGCTAAAGAAGTGCAACTTACAGAGGAGCAAAAGCTAAAAGCACTCTTAAGAGCCTCTATTTTAAGCGAGAGAAATGCAGAAATCAACACTTTCAATAAAAATTCTAAATTTGGAAGTGATGGCTTTTCTAATCAAAAATCACTAGATATTAGCACCAACGAGCATAAGCTTTATAGAATTATTCGCGCAGGACGATTAATTCCAGCTTTATTAACAAGTGCAATCTCTAGTGATTTAAGCGGAATAATAACCGCTCAAATAGAACAAGATATTTATGCTTCTATGGGAGAGGCGGTATTGATTCCTAGAGGAAGCAAAGCAATAGGGTTTTACAACAATGAAGTGAAAATGGGACAAAAACGACTGGAGATTAAATGGAGAGAGATTATCACACCTCAAGGAGTAAATATTATGCTAACAGATGCCATTGTAGCAGATAATATGGGAATGAGTGGGGCAGTAGGAAGTGTGAATAACAAATTTTTAGAAAGATATGGCATTGCTTATGGAATCTCTACGCTTACGAATGTGCTATTGCTTAGTATCGCTGGTAAGATTGATAATGCCAATAATGGCTACGCAGAGGAAGTGTATTCCCAAGCAAAAAGCGATATTAACACTATCGTTCAAGATATTATCTCAAGAAGTCAGCAGATTCAGCCCACCATTGAAATTAAAAGTGGTAGCAGAATCTTTATTGTGCCAACCAACCATATGTGGTTTTCAAAGCCTAAAAACAATGAAGTGTTGATGAAATACTTTGTAGATTAA
- a CDS encoding ATPase, T2SS/T4P/T4SS family codes for MNNSLLLNNALNVLEPYLNLEANELIFNKPKEMFVDKGGEWETITDERLDYNFLESFLIELAIKRNQLFDEKHCHLSCELPAPFLRYRVQAQHKSSLFNSEISLCIRIPSKEQFPLESFTLGQLCIEKGITYEKIRTIVRKKRNTLVSGGTGSGKTSFLNSLMGEIPLSERIVTIEDSQELHIKNPNKTQLAVPKTENEIYSYAEAINNAMRLRPDRLFLGEIDIRNTFTFLRICNTGHAGNLSTIHANSPEDAIEAIISNIILGGGLSNADTNMLLRQIKTAIKYIIQIKRIGKQRVILDVVNIKKELSEKLGIPYIKEEDEEENEI; via the coding sequence ATGAATAATTCCTTGCTTTTGAATAATGCCTTAAATGTGTTAGAGCCTTATTTGAATTTAGAGGCAAATGAGCTGATTTTCAATAAGCCAAAGGAAATGTTTGTAGATAAAGGCGGAGAGTGGGAGACAATCACAGATGAGAGATTAGATTATAACTTCTTAGAGAGCTTCTTAATTGAATTAGCCATTAAACGCAATCAACTCTTTGATGAAAAACATTGTCATCTCTCTTGTGAGTTACCAGCACCCTTTTTGCGCTATCGTGTCCAAGCACAACACAAAAGCTCACTTTTTAATAGCGAGATTTCTTTGTGTATTAGGATTCCAAGTAAAGAGCAATTCCCGCTAGAAAGTTTTACTTTAGGGCAGTTGTGTATAGAAAAAGGTATTACCTATGAAAAAATTAGAACTATCGTTAGAAAAAAGCGTAACACACTTGTAAGTGGTGGAACAGGAAGTGGAAAAACAAGTTTTTTAAATTCTTTAATGGGAGAGATTCCTTTAAGCGAAAGAATAGTAACGATTGAGGATTCCCAAGAATTACACATTAAAAATCCAAATAAAACGCAACTCGCAGTGCCAAAAACTGAAAATGAAATCTACTCCTATGCAGAGGCGATTAATAATGCAATGCGTTTAAGACCCGATAGATTATTTTTGGGCGAGATTGATATTAGAAACACCTTTACATTCCTTAGAATTTGCAATACAGGACACGCAGGGAATCTAAGCACGATTCACGCAAACTCTCCAGAGGACGCTATTGAAGCGATTATTTCTAATATTATCTTAGGGGGAGGATTATCTAATGCTGATACAAATATGCTTCTTAGACAGATTAAAACCGCCATTAAATACATTATTCAAATTAAAAGAATTGGCAAACAAAGAGTAATTCTTGATGTTGTCAATATCAAAAAAGAGCTAAGTGAGAAGCTAGGGATTCCTTATATTAAAGAGGAGGACGAGGAGGAGAATGAGATATGA
- a CDS encoding VirB4 family type IV secretion/conjugal transfer ATPase has product MAGIIEVLRNLKSKKQEKSIKNHQNIFKNLNLNQINKVADEILTLKEPEVFTLAKENNLACKYQDIFLLTRDNNLSIGIELKGASYSALSLENELSFLDSRISFLQKLSSEIELKIIIKKEKFEENAQELLKSSNVFVNEITEKWNCNPNIYKIRYFLMFSTMDKKITGALESFKQKATTEDSNQDANFATKINLLNEVILECKSKLATFGPRVMQNDEILNFYASYCNGNPTNLSYTHELLSDCYLTSDIEFKKDYFIYHRNNGIPLYARFLSIKAYETEAIKSLITSNTLKDENEFMAFISIIPFSKEKAKKKIKDTRAFLPQIAREELDELLELVEADRENLMQVSYSMLLSDTSLENLESKSNLFKGLLESQGLSIVRETLNQKALFFSFFPSRSNLNARLKPLKISNVATIATFENEVSGFNKNDWGNSAVTHFKHLNGTPYLFNFHWTPSGDKPSGHTMIIGGTGAGKTTLAQFLMCNLFKYNIDIFSMDKLRGMYAFTQYTAGEYHDSAEEFKFNPFSLPYTQDNKEFLVSFLCAMAQIPDKDYVTINIVQNTLQRFFDNKQEEQIITLSDFVKSIPQKEVQAQFQSYLKSIFDNQEDALNFNRQLSILNMDGILNNKKLASLSAIYLFHKLKNQAKNHTEKKGFFCFIDELKDYLNDPVMSEKILEAILEVRKIGGVMCFGFQSLSLFNNLNNGTAFLDNIANYIVFPTNSESAIEEMQEKIGLQDHEAHFLKTTPQNARQVLLKMPLRNESAILNVDLSKLNNHLKVFSSSSNNVNLIKKLKIEHPNEWRKIYLTSEEADKEEPNTQTLEKMQEDLRLQYERQQELELAQKAREEALKEYTEKEEVTQQLNLESQEEE; this is encoded by the coding sequence TTCTGCTCTAAGTTTAGAGAATGAATTAAGTTTTTTGGATTCTAGGATTAGCTTTTTGCAAAAACTAAGCAGTGAAATTGAGCTAAAAATTATCATAAAAAAAGAAAAATTTGAGGAAAACGCGCAAGAACTTTTAAAAAGCTCCAATGTTTTTGTAAATGAAATTACTGAAAAATGGAATTGCAATCCAAACATTTACAAAATCAGATATTTTCTAATGTTTTCTACAATGGATAAAAAAATCACAGGAGCTTTAGAATCTTTTAAACAAAAAGCCACCACAGAGGATAGCAATCAAGACGCAAACTTTGCTACTAAAATCAATCTTTTAAACGAAGTAATTTTAGAATGCAAAAGCAAACTTGCTACTTTTGGACCAAGAGTTATGCAAAATGATGAAATTTTAAACTTCTATGCCTCTTATTGCAATGGCAATCCAACAAATCTAAGTTATACGCACGAGCTTTTAAGTGATTGTTATCTCACAAGCGACATAGAGTTTAAAAAGGATTATTTCATTTATCATAGAAATAATGGGATTCCTTTGTATGCAAGATTCCTAAGCATTAAAGCCTATGAGACAGAGGCAATTAAAAGTTTAATTACAAGCAACACACTAAAAGATGAAAACGAATTTATGGCTTTTATCTCTATTATTCCCTTTTCCAAAGAAAAAGCTAAGAAAAAGATAAAAGACACAAGAGCCTTTCTGCCTCAAATTGCAAGAGAGGAGTTAGATGAGCTTTTAGAACTTGTAGAAGCCGATAGAGAAAATCTTATGCAAGTTTCTTACTCTATGCTACTAAGTGATACTTCCTTAGAGAATTTAGAAAGTAAAAGCAATCTTTTTAAAGGATTGTTGGAATCTCAAGGATTAAGCATTGTTAGAGAAACTCTTAATCAAAAGGCACTCTTTTTTAGCTTTTTTCCAAGCCGAAGCAATCTTAATGCAAGGTTGAAGCCTTTAAAAATCTCTAATGTTGCTACGATTGCAACCTTTGAAAATGAAGTGAGCGGATTTAATAAAAACGATTGGGGTAATAGTGCAGTTACGCATTTTAAACATTTAAATGGCACGCCTTATTTATTTAATTTTCATTGGACACCTAGCGGGGATAAGCCTAGCGGACACACTATGATTATTGGAGGAACAGGCGCAGGAAAGACGACACTAGCGCAGTTTTTAATGTGTAATCTCTTTAAATACAACATTGATATTTTTTCAATGGATAAATTGCGAGGAATGTATGCTTTTACGCAATACACAGCAGGAGAATATCACGATTCAGCGGAGGAATTTAAATTTAATCCATTCTCTTTGCCCTACACGCAAGACAATAAAGAATTTCTAGTCTCTTTTCTTTGTGCTATGGCTCAAATTCCTGATAAGGATTATGTTACGATAAATATAGTGCAAAATACCTTGCAAAGATTTTTTGATAATAAGCAAGAGGAACAAATCATTACGCTAAGTGATTTTGTAAAATCCATTCCGCAAAAAGAGGTTCAAGCGCAATTCCAATCTTATTTAAAAAGCATTTTTGATAATCAAGAAGATGCTTTAAATTTCAATAGGCAGCTTTCTATTTTAAATATGGACGGGATTTTAAACAATAAAAAACTAGCCTCTTTAAGTGCAATTTATCTCTTTCATAAACTCAAAAACCAAGCCAAAAACCATACAGAGAAAAAAGGATTCTTTTGCTTCATTGATGAGCTAAAGGATTATCTAAATGACCCTGTAATGAGTGAAAAAATCCTAGAAGCGATTTTGGAAGTAAGAAAAATAGGGGGTGTAATGTGCTTTGGATTCCAAAGTTTATCGCTATTTAATAATCTTAACAATGGCACTGCCTTTTTGGACAATATTGCAAATTACATTGTATTCCCTACAAATTCAGAATCTGCCATAGAGGAAATGCAAGAGAAAATCGGATTGCAAGACCACGAGGCGCATTTCTTAAAAACCACTCCACAAAATGCTAGGCAAGTGCTTTTAAAAATGCCTTTGCGAAATGAAAGTGCAATTTTAAATGTGGATTTAAGTAAGCTCAATAATCATTTAAAAGTATTCTCTAGCAGCTCCAATAATGTGAATTTAATTAAAAAACTCAAAATTGAACACCCTAATGAGTGGCGTAAAATTTATTTAACTAGCGAAGAAGCAGACAAGGAAGAACCAAACACGCAAACGCTAGAAAAAATGCAAGAGGATTTAAGATTGCAATATGAAAGACAACAAGAGCTTGAGCTTGCCCAAAAGGCAAGAGAGGAAGCCTTAAAAGAATACACAGAGAAAGAGGAAGTTACGCAACAACTAAATTTAGAATCTCAAGAGGAGGAATAA
- a CDS encoding type IV secretion system protein — MLFKEKKTDPNYLFLLERNLKAYMLYVILILALISTLLALSLVFLMPLKETKPYLVFFSNGESNFVKVTEANYPIRSDESLMKNILSGYVLNRETINRINDEERYEVTRIQSDLNVWKAFQSLVTQKNSIYTTKNLYRNIRILNVTLLSKNVATIDFAIEQTNKTRTETQYFNYRASLEFDFAPKVDTYNTTIKNPTGFIVKNYALTAIDLKSNLAKEQ; from the coding sequence ATGCTTTTTAAAGAGAAAAAAACAGACCCAAATTACCTCTTTTTGCTAGAGAGAAACCTAAAAGCCTATATGCTTTATGTAATCCTTATTTTAGCCTTGATTTCTACTCTTTTAGCTCTGTCTTTAGTGTTTTTAATGCCACTCAAAGAAACCAAGCCCTATTTGGTATTTTTTTCTAATGGAGAAAGTAATTTTGTCAAAGTTACAGAGGCAAATTATCCCATTAGGAGTGATGAATCTTTGATGAAAAATATCCTTAGCGGTTATGTGCTAAATCGCGAGACTATTAATCGCATAAACGATGAGGAAAGATACGAAGTTACAAGAATTCAAAGTGATTTAAATGTTTGGAAAGCCTTTCAAAGTCTTGTAACACAAAAAAATTCCATTTACACAACAAAGAATCTTTACCGCAACATTAGAATCTTAAATGTTACGCTTTTATCAAAAAATGTAGCAACCATTGACTTTGCCATAGAGCAGACCAACAAAACACGAACAGAAACGCAATATTTTAATTATCGTGCTTCTTTGGAATTTGATTTTGCACCAAAGGTAGATACCTACAATACAACGATTAAGAATCCCACAGGATTTATTGTGAAAAATTATGCCCTCACAGCCATTGATTTAAAATCCAACTTAGCAAAGGAACAATAA
- a CDS encoding ArdC-like ssDNA-binding domain-containing protein: MARKADKLENQEVATQVAEQSNYVAWEQKSNVERMESFNGYVKSILLHSIKEKKQVWNKEQSAKDLDNSIPYNASTGYTFSGVDSLLLRTQAELKGYKEPQFITMQQGNFMGGKLKRALDENGNPALTKNGKDAYEQGIKVAFLQRYDYIPKLDSEGKEMTRIARDKEGNPKLDKEGKEITEIVKEKVFLREPRLETITLYHPSQFEGLDASKLKERNLEPLQEFRERQKENNYDLRPKNLDNLGLDKETTNHLKNFLTAEMKGLNYVPIQQQSISKLQSQVKEQNQEMGRSL, translated from the coding sequence ATGGCAAGAAAAGCAGATAAATTAGAAAATCAAGAAGTTGCAACGCAAGTTGCAGAGCAAAGCAATTATGTTGCTTGGGAACAAAAAAGCAATGTGGAGCGAATGGAAAGCTTTAATGGCTATGTTAAAAGTATTCTTTTACATAGTATCAAAGAAAAAAAGCAAGTTTGGAATAAAGAACAGAGTGCAAAAGACTTAGACAACTCTATTCCCTATAATGCTTCCACAGGGTATACCTTTAGCGGTGTGGATTCTTTGCTTTTACGAACACAAGCCGAGTTAAAAGGTTATAAAGAACCACAATTTATAACGATGCAACAAGGCAATTTTATGGGTGGTAAGCTCAAGAGAGCCTTAGACGAGAATGGCAATCCAGCCCTTACCAAAAATGGTAAAGACGCTTATGAGCAAGGAATAAAAGTCGCATTTCTCCAAAGATATGACTATATTCCAAAACTTGATAGCGAGGGTAAAGAAATGACAAGAATTGCTAGAGATAAAGAGGGGAATCCTAAGCTTGACAAAGAAGGTAAGGAAATTACCGAGATTGTAAAAGAAAAGGTATTCTTAAGAGAACCACGACTTGAAACAATCACTCTTTACCACCCAAGTCAGTTTGAAGGTCTTGATGCTAGCAAGTTAAAAGAGCGTAATTTAGAGCCTTTACAAGAGTTTCGCGAAAGGCAAAAGGAAAACAATTACGACTTAAGACCAAAAAACTTGGATAATCTTGGATTAGACAAAGAGACGACTAACCATTTGAAAAACTTTTTGACTGCAGAGATGAAAGGATTAAACTATGTTCCAATTCAACAACAAAGCATTAGCAAACTTCAATCGCAAGTCAAAGAGCAAAATCAAGAAATGGGTAGAAGCTTGTAG